One cyanobiont of Ornithocercus magnificus DNA segment encodes these proteins:
- a CDS encoding ribulose bisphosphate carboxylase small subunit: protein MPFQSTVGDYQTVATLETFGFLPPMTQEEIYEQISYIINQGWSPLIEHVHPSNSMCYYWSYWKLPFFGEKDLGVIVSELEACHRAYPNHHVRIVGYDAYTQSQGACFVVFEGR, encoded by the coding sequence ATGCCTTTCCAGAGCACAGTAGGCGACTACCAGACAGTCGCTACCCTCGAAACATTTGGCTTTTTGCCGCCGATGACCCAAGAGGAAATCTATGAACAGATTTCCTACATTATCAATCAGGGCTGGAGTCCACTCATTGAACACGTCCACCCTAGTAACTCTATGTGTTACTACTGGTCTTACTGGAAGTTGCCTTTCTTTGGGGAGAAAGATTTAGGTGTAATTGTTAGCGAGCTTGAAGCTTGTCACCGGGCTTACCCCAATCATCACGTCCGTATAGTTGGGTACGATGCCTACACTCAAAGTCAGGGTGCTTGTTTTGTAGTGTTTGAGGGCCGTTGA
- a CDS encoding NAD(P)H-quinone oxidoreductase subunit D4, which translates to MLTLLLLIPFLGALALILWPGTLSSLHLRLAAVSLLVLQTLSSLALLIPFQPSISGLQLQESTVWVSRIGLDYTLGIDGLSLPLVLINGILCSIAALTSRDINNRPRIYFCLILIISGAVNGAFLSQNLLLFLFFYELELIPLWLLIAVWGGKNRAYAATKFLIVTAISGVLILGAFLGLALATNDVNFSLRPITSSQLRLSTQIILMTCILIGFGIKIPLVPFHTWLPDAHTEASTPISVLLAGVLLKLGTYGILRFALGLFPEAWQVASPYLAFWAAFSVLYGSLAAIAQTDMKRMVAYSSVGHMGYVLLAAAAASPLGLMGALFQMISHGLISPVLFLLVGIVYSRTGTRDLNVLRGLLNPERGLPLTGSLMIIGVMASAGIPGMSGFLAEFLVFRGSIRLFPLPTLLCMVGSGLTAVYFLLLVNRAFFGRLTIAPGAASNPRIMPPVPVVEQWPTIGLTLGIFALGLIPSLLSNLSEATTTSMSQLIVS; encoded by the coding sequence ATGCTTACACTGCTTCTACTAATTCCTTTCCTCGGTGCTCTAGCGCTGATTCTCTGGCCTGGCACGTTATCTAGCCTCCATCTACGTCTTGCTGCTGTCTCCTTATTAGTTCTACAGACTTTAAGCTCTCTAGCGCTACTGATTCCCTTCCAGCCGAGCATCAGTGGGTTGCAGCTGCAAGAGTCTACGGTATGGGTAAGTCGCATTGGTTTAGACTACACGCTTGGTATTGACGGCTTATCCCTGCCATTGGTCCTGATCAATGGGATTCTCTGCTCTATTGCTGCTCTTACCTCGCGCGACATCAATAACCGCCCGCGCATCTACTTTTGCTTAATTCTGATTATTAGTGGAGCGGTTAACGGAGCCTTTTTATCCCAAAACCTGCTACTTTTCCTATTTTTTTATGAGCTTGAATTGATTCCTCTCTGGCTCCTTATAGCTGTTTGGGGAGGCAAGAATCGAGCCTATGCTGCTACTAAGTTCCTGATCGTAACAGCTATTTCTGGGGTGCTCATTCTCGGTGCTTTCCTCGGACTTGCTCTTGCTACTAATGATGTCAATTTTAGTTTGCGCCCAATTACTTCTAGCCAGCTAAGACTCAGTACCCAGATAATCTTGATGACTTGCATACTGATAGGCTTTGGCATCAAGATACCACTAGTTCCTTTTCATACTTGGCTTCCAGACGCCCACACTGAAGCCTCAACACCAATTTCAGTTCTTCTAGCGGGTGTTCTCTTGAAATTGGGTACTTACGGAATACTTCGGTTTGCACTTGGACTGTTTCCTGAGGCCTGGCAAGTAGCTAGCCCTTACCTAGCTTTCTGGGCGGCTTTTTCAGTGCTGTATGGTTCATTGGCTGCCATTGCTCAAACAGACATGAAGCGCATGGTGGCGTATAGCTCCGTAGGCCATATGGGCTATGTACTGCTTGCCGCCGCTGCCGCATCTCCTCTAGGACTGATGGGAGCTCTGTTCCAGATGATCAGCCATGGCTTGATCTCACCAGTTCTATTCCTTTTGGTTGGCATAGTTTACTCTCGTACTGGAACTCGTGACCTCAATGTACTACGAGGACTACTTAACCCAGAGCGTGGTTTACCACTAACTGGCTCATTAATGATCATCGGGGTCATGGCTAGTGCTGGCATCCCTGGCATGTCTGGTTTCTTGGCAGAGTTCCTAGTTTTTCGGGGCAGCATTCGATTATTTCCGCTACCTACGCTTCTTTGCATGGTTGGATCTGGACTAACCGCAGTCTACTTTCTGCTCTTAGTGAACCGGGCATTCTTTGGACGCCTGACTATCGCTCCAGGTGCTGCTAGTAATCCCAGGATCATGCCACCAGTACCAGTAGTTGAGCAGTGGCCAACTATTGGTCTAACACTTGGCATTTTTGCTTTAGGCTTGATTCCTAGCTTGCTTTCCAATCTCAGTGAGGCAACAACCACTTCTATGAGCCAATTAATAGTGAGCTAA
- a CDS encoding oxidoreductase — MLVSLPWALGLFRRQAHRPAAYLNLLLSTIAFVHGSIALNSILQSGPVILEFSWLQLADLELDISFSLSLTNLAALELVTGLSFLAQFYALGYLDKEWALARFFALLGFFEGAMSGVVLSDSLFQSYFLLEMLTLSTYLLVGFWYAQPLVVTAARDAFLTKRVGDILLLMGVVSLGALAGGMRFEELYAWVDVYDLSPLIATLVGLGLIAGPSGKCAQFPMHLWLDEAMEGPSPASILRNSVVVTCGAIVLLKIMPLLQHIPTALNVLLVVGSISALGGSLVSVAQVDIKRTLSYSTTAYMGLVFIAIALQIPSLALLILFTHAVSKALLSMSVGGVIAATNCQDITELGGLGNRMPATTGSFLIGSAGLIGLLPLGSFFSQTKAVELIGAQAPFFLAIFLLTNALNALNLVRVYRHVFLGDPLMKTRRAAEVNWQMALPMVTLAVIVLITPALLARLELSGSPLSTRWVDMGLVTLSGLAGVFVGVIVPLNKAWSRSLNPLVRWFQDLLAYDFYTENFYRFTIVNLVVKLSKLVSWLDRHVVDGLVHAVARLSLQSAENLKLSISGQSQAYVLTVITAILLFLSSLSLWLT; from the coding sequence ATGCTCGTATCCCTACCATGGGCATTAGGCTTGTTCCGCCGTCAAGCGCATCGCCCCGCTGCTTATCTAAACCTGCTGCTGAGTACCATTGCCTTTGTACATGGTAGTATTGCTCTTAATTCTATCCTACAGTCAGGTCCGGTAATATTAGAATTCTCCTGGTTGCAACTGGCTGATTTAGAACTTGATATTAGCTTCAGCTTATCACTCACTAACTTAGCTGCCCTTGAATTAGTTACAGGACTCAGCTTCCTAGCTCAATTTTATGCTCTTGGCTATCTTGATAAAGAATGGGCTCTAGCACGCTTTTTTGCATTGCTAGGTTTTTTCGAAGGAGCAATGTCAGGGGTTGTCCTCAGTGATTCCTTATTTCAAAGCTATTTTCTACTAGAGATGCTTACACTCTCCACCTACTTGCTAGTAGGTTTTTGGTATGCGCAGCCTCTAGTGGTAACTGCAGCGCGTGATGCTTTCCTAACTAAGCGTGTAGGAGATATCTTGCTGCTGATGGGTGTAGTCTCGCTCGGTGCACTTGCTGGAGGTATGCGCTTTGAGGAACTCTATGCTTGGGTTGACGTATATGACCTTAGTCCTCTAATCGCTACCCTAGTTGGTCTTGGTCTTATCGCTGGCCCAAGCGGCAAATGTGCCCAGTTCCCTATGCATTTGTGGCTGGACGAAGCCATGGAAGGCCCTAGTCCTGCCTCCATCCTGCGCAACTCTGTGGTAGTCACCTGTGGAGCTATTGTGCTGCTAAAGATCATGCCCCTGCTACAACATATCCCGACAGCCCTCAATGTGCTGCTTGTAGTTGGAAGTATTAGTGCCCTTGGCGGCTCATTAGTGTCGGTTGCACAAGTGGACATCAAGCGCACACTTTCCTACTCTACCACTGCCTACATGGGTCTCGTTTTTATAGCGATTGCACTCCAGATCCCGTCTTTAGCTCTTCTAATACTGTTCACCCATGCTGTTAGTAAAGCATTACTCTCGATGAGCGTTGGTGGAGTGATAGCTGCAACTAATTGTCAGGATATTACTGAGCTTGGCGGTCTTGGAAATCGTATGCCTGCTACAACAGGTTCTTTTTTGATTGGTAGTGCAGGCCTTATTGGCTTACTACCATTAGGCAGCTTTTTCAGTCAGACTAAGGCCGTAGAATTGATTGGAGCACAGGCTCCATTTTTTCTAGCTATATTCTTATTAACTAATGCATTGAATGCCCTCAACCTTGTGCGTGTCTACCGTCATGTCTTTTTAGGCGATCCTCTAATGAAGACCAGGCGAGCTGCAGAGGTCAATTGGCAGATGGCACTGCCAATGGTCACACTGGCAGTGATTGTTCTTATCACTCCGGCATTATTAGCTCGACTTGAACTATCTGGAAGTCCATTATCTACACGCTGGGTTGACATGGGCCTAGTAACATTAAGTGGTCTTGCTGGCGTATTTGTAGGGGTTATTGTTCCACTTAACAAGGCGTGGTCACGATCACTCAACCCGCTAGTACGCTGGTTCCAGGACTTACTTGCCTACGATTTCTATACCGAGAATTTCTACAGGTTTACAATAGTGAACCTGGTAGTCAAACTTTCAAAACTAGTGAGTTGGCTCGATCGGCATGTCGTAGATGGCCTAGTTCACGCAGTGGCGCGTCTTTCTTTACAAAGTGCCGAGAATCTCAAGCTCAGCATTAGTGGCCAATCTCAGGCTTATGTACTAACTGTTATAACAGCAATTCTGCTTTTCCTCTCTTCTCTGAGCCTATGGCTGACTTGA
- a CDS encoding CO2 hydration protein, whose product MTEAVTDAGTTLSQQQLVERLLNDVALLSETQDHVFQVVGVLESYGIVLDAYSRNLIDQGKRQLFNPFPVLRFFHEGLNPVRLWEHLLGDRINFEYAEYCQKAMFWHGTGGMDAYFDTEEFLAACHRAIRLRCRRDPLLATLNYLCPGFAIESIRSLTTIYALGLFWRVMSDLFIDLACRYRNGEVVTVRDIVHHVRDGLISAAAKPITYRVCIFGESVDLLPLEAGLTFLPDVAAPYVEAVFLRGTPFLGTVSYNAQARQIPPDISQFCYGALYADPLPSMGAGIPPSLCMQDMFRNLPSDLSDWYSKNARGPSDIHVQICTSFQKSMFCVTNGVILGTFPYPLSSTNLEAQQANVDYANSWAKRLLGTRLDALN is encoded by the coding sequence ATGACAGAAGCTGTTACAGATGCTGGCACAACTCTTAGCCAGCAGCAGTTAGTAGAGCGACTGCTTAATGATGTTGCTCTACTTTCAGAAACTCAGGACCATGTGTTCCAAGTTGTAGGTGTTCTCGAGAGCTATGGCATTGTGTTAGATGCATATAGTCGTAACCTTATCGACCAAGGCAAGCGCCAGCTATTTAATCCTTTCCCAGTACTTCGTTTTTTTCACGAAGGTTTAAATCCTGTGAGGTTATGGGAACATCTTCTCGGCGACCGCATTAACTTTGAATACGCTGAGTACTGCCAAAAAGCAATGTTTTGGCATGGTACTGGCGGTATGGATGCTTATTTCGATACTGAGGAATTCTTGGCCGCTTGCCACCGTGCAATTCGCCTGCGCTGCCGGCGTGATCCACTACTGGCTACACTTAACTATCTATGTCCAGGTTTTGCTATCGAGTCAATTCGCTCACTCACCACTATCTATGCCCTTGGACTATTTTGGCGTGTTATGAGCGATTTATTCATCGACCTTGCGTGCCGCTACAGAAATGGTGAGGTTGTTACAGTCCGGGATATTGTCCATCATGTTCGAGATGGTCTTATCTCTGCTGCAGCCAAGCCGATCACTTATAGAGTATGCATATTTGGTGAGTCAGTTGACCTCCTTCCGTTAGAGGCTGGCCTCACTTTCCTACCAGATGTAGCCGCACCTTACGTGGAAGCCGTGTTTCTCCGAGGCACACCCTTCCTTGGTACGGTCTCTTACAACGCTCAAGCCCGGCAAATACCGCCAGACATCAGTCAATTCTGTTATGGGGCTCTCTATGCTGACCCACTTCCTAGCATGGGCGCGGGTATTCCTCCTAGTCTTTGTATGCAAGACATGTTTCGTAACTTACCATCAGATTTATCTGATTGGTATAGCAAGAATGCGCGTGGACCTTCAGATATTCACGTACAAATTTGTACAAGCTTCCAGAAATCAATGTTTTGTGTTACCAATGGTGTAATCCTAGGTACGTTTCCTTACCCTCTCAGCAGCACCAACCTAGAAGCGCAGCAGGCCAATGTAGATTATGCTAACTCTTGGGCAAAGAGGTTGCTTGGAACTCGTCTTGATGCTCTGAATTAA
- a CDS encoding carboxysome peptide B, producing MEIMKVLGTLVCTCRASGLDHIRLRILCDSKGKKLVAVDPVGAREGNWVFTASGSAARFACPDPKVQTDLTIGGIIDYWATDEE from the coding sequence ATGGAAATTATGAAGGTTTTAGGAACGCTCGTTTGCACCTGCCGGGCAAGCGGCCTTGACCACATACGCTTACGCATCCTGTGTGATAGCAAAGGTAAGAAGCTTGTAGCAGTTGACCCAGTGGGTGCGCGTGAGGGTAACTGGGTTTTCACAGCTAGTGGATCTGCTGCCCGTTTTGCATGTCCAGATCCCAAAGTACAAACCGACTTGACTATCGGCGGCATTATTGACTACTGGGCAACTGATGAAGAATGA
- a CDS encoding carboxysome shell carbonic anhydrase has product MPEAKLSAGTIMLHSRPTSSRRVTAPRAPTRRKLSEGGPVSNGETSPQAQKQIIATPSTSSRRPHPLVNQDANKHLEAYERDVKERFDRIIPVLQRLSTTQHSTNFVEEAQRLARGELGFDLPNHILTKAWVRPLDMRALFAWCVFQTHQLVSDHFFKKDPLNGAAGTNASRNFGEFLLDCGFHLLDITPCADGRLAHVIAYALRIPFGSVRRRSHAGALFDVERTVNRWVKTEHCRYREGLPSPVSVDSHYLKVVLYHFSSYDPKNQGCAAHDSNEALAASAGHSRLLNFREVIQNSFCCGASVSLLLIGIDTDTDGIRVHVPSADGYMDSEQWLSANDLYDETAGLSSDEAIIHIRNRVNSSAVTAPDNGMATFIQHLLINNISQIDYVRTKHRGAYPDGGHAERFIGVGIGFKEIHLRNLTYFAHLSTVEEGASDLDVGIKIFHGLNISRDLPIPIVIRFDYSGRVPGARERAIADCHRINQSINNRYASLHAEGLLYTLLTIRDRDCASSSEIVGSTLDPIVQEAH; this is encoded by the coding sequence GTGCCCGAGGCTAAACTTAGTGCAGGCACAATAATGCTTCATTCCAGACCTACCAGCTCGCGACGGGTTACAGCTCCGAGAGCTCCGACACGTCGTAAGCTCTCGGAGGGGGGTCCAGTTAGCAATGGGGAAACTAGCCCACAAGCTCAGAAACAAATCATAGCTACACCTTCTACTTCCAGTAGAAGACCTCATCCCCTAGTAAATCAAGATGCTAATAAGCATCTTGAAGCCTACGAAAGAGACGTCAAAGAGCGCTTCGACCGTATTATCCCTGTGCTACAGCGTCTTTCAACTACGCAACACAGTACCAATTTCGTTGAAGAAGCTCAGCGCCTCGCACGCGGTGAGCTTGGTTTTGATCTCCCCAATCATATTCTCACTAAAGCGTGGGTGCGTCCTCTAGATATGCGCGCACTATTTGCATGGTGTGTGTTCCAGACACACCAACTTGTGAGTGACCACTTCTTTAAGAAAGATCCGCTTAATGGTGCTGCTGGAACCAATGCATCCCGAAACTTTGGTGAGTTTCTGCTCGATTGTGGTTTTCATCTACTAGATATCACACCTTGCGCAGATGGCCGCCTAGCCCATGTCATCGCATATGCTCTGCGTATTCCCTTTGGTTCTGTTCGGCGACGTTCTCATGCTGGAGCTTTATTCGACGTTGAAAGAACTGTCAACCGTTGGGTAAAAACTGAACATTGTCGTTATAGAGAGGGTCTACCTTCTCCTGTTAGTGTTGATAGTCATTATCTAAAAGTTGTCCTTTATCATTTTAGCTCCTATGACCCAAAGAATCAAGGTTGCGCAGCTCATGACAGCAATGAAGCGCTTGCTGCATCCGCTGGTCATAGCCGCCTACTTAACTTTCGTGAGGTGATTCAGAACAGCTTCTGCTGTGGTGCTTCTGTTAGTCTTTTGCTAATAGGCATTGATACAGATACTGATGGGATCCGGGTTCACGTGCCTTCTGCAGATGGATATATGGATTCAGAGCAGTGGCTTTCCGCAAACGATCTTTATGATGAGACAGCTGGACTTAGTAGTGATGAGGCAATAATTCACATCCGAAACCGAGTCAACAGCTCGGCTGTGACTGCACCAGATAATGGTATGGCAACCTTTATTCAGCACCTTCTCATCAACAACATTTCGCAGATCGACTATGTGCGCACTAAGCATCGCGGTGCCTACCCTGATGGAGGACATGCTGAGCGTTTTATTGGGGTAGGTATTGGGTTCAAGGAAATCCATCTACGCAATCTTACTTATTTTGCTCATCTCAGCACAGTTGAGGAAGGAGCCTCAGATTTAGATGTAGGGATAAAGATTTTCCATGGCCTTAATATCAGCCGTGACCTACCAATTCCTATTGTAATTCGCTTTGACTACTCTGGTAGAGTTCCTGGAGCGCGCGAGCGAGCCATCGCAGATTGCCACCGCATCAATCAATCAATTAACAATCGCTATGCCTCCTTGCATGCTGAAGGTTTACTTTATACTCTTCTGACAATTCGAGACCGCGATTGTGCCTCTTCATCTGAGATAGTAGGTTCTACGCTTGATCCCATTGTTCAGGAGGCACACTAA
- a CDS encoding carboxysome shell protein: MARLSSRELVLERRKVLATTGKRAIVAGGLNVNRVRTAADIHPTRTRVDAATSRGPAYAPTDSTSPGSLHVQLTSDKHHRFHHISPQCHPSRALVLARREALSRRGKSADTSRDRNRADVIRHGNSSQAAATTEKTYSHGVASEATTAAVNVPFALSTRSSERWPTAPKRHHIIENPSRALVLARREALSRRGKSADTSRDRNRADVIRHGNSSQAAATTEKTYSHGVASEATTAAVNVPFALSTRSSERWPTAPKRHHIIENPSRALVLARREAMSKYGKSASRQPTSTASVARQANPDLTSRELAQRVRELRNKSGAIDRQRSGSNRPTGPNRHGARQQAVAVDAYWKVGVSETLSGQVVTGTQANRSVKTTGNEASTCRSITGTEYLGAEVFQTFCQTAPSMSQPAKVRLTSTSHGNLVTGNEVGRSNKVTGNEPGTCQNVTGTEYISAEQNISWCRESNPSPQKVDHSLTEQGLPVSGVMVGRSTRVTGNEAGYARQLTGDQYLGSDPLPQGRSVMKVGQSSTLSGSGITGTLVGRSAKVTGNEFGSCHRVTGDQYVSTEQVQIFCGGQPDAEAAKVGFSITNRNQVVSGTRTGRSSLVTGDEPGTCKTVTGTPYAGLEQAGQWCNSRASRAIQERTPLNLGTPAAPMTGLQPGIDGVMTGSERGACNTITGTPYIGADQLAKVCGSAAPPGTDNYDKQANDSVAWNQFSVVSPARAAQQQRSSHSGVTGTRYEQGARITGPFDMAGGKVTGTEQFRFDYPAAQKLQTAFSGENEELAQNPASRITGEGVSARITGDDWDRGEHVTGTEGVSARRRNPSRLGTNSVMSPPKQRNEAMTWPVSKVTGSSGNTDKGCLVTVSGGARG, translated from the coding sequence ATGGCAAGACTCTCCAGTCGAGAACTCGTACTCGAGCGCCGTAAGGTTCTCGCCACAACGGGCAAGAGAGCAATAGTAGCTGGTGGCTTGAATGTCAACCGCGTTCGTACTGCGGCTGATATTCACCCTACGCGTACTCGAGTCGATGCAGCTACTTCTAGAGGACCAGCCTATGCGCCTACCGACTCTACGTCGCCAGGTTCACTGCATGTCCAGCTGACTTCCGACAAGCACCATCGCTTTCATCATATCTCTCCCCAATGTCATCCCAGCCGCGCACTTGTTTTGGCCCGCCGTGAGGCACTTTCTCGCCGTGGCAAATCCGCTGACACAAGCCGGGATCGCAACCGTGCCGACGTGATTCGCCATGGCAACTCCTCGCAGGCAGCTGCTACTACTGAAAAAACCTACAGTCATGGTGTTGCCAGTGAGGCAACCACTGCTGCTGTCAATGTTCCTTTTGCTCTGAGTACACGCTCTAGTGAGCGTTGGCCAACCGCTCCTAAGCGTCATCACATCATCGAAAATCCCAGCCGCGCACTTGTTTTGGCCCGCCGTGAGGCACTTTCTCGCCGTGGCAAATCCGCTGACACAAGCCGGGATCGCAACCGTGCCGACGTGATTCGCCATGGCAACTCCTCGCAGGCAGCTGCTACTACTGAAAAAACCTACAGTCATGGTGTTGCCAGTGAGGCAACCACTGCTGCTGTCAATGTTCCTTTTGCTCTGAGTACACGCTCTAGTGAGCGTTGGCCAACCGCTCCTAAGCGTCATCACATCATCGAAAATCCCAGCCGCGCACTTGTTTTGGCCCGCCGTGAGGCAATGTCAAAGTACGGCAAATCTGCTAGTAGGCAACCAACTAGCACCGCCTCTGTTGCTCGGCAGGCCAATCCTGATCTCACCAGTCGCGAGTTGGCACAGCGGGTACGTGAACTGCGTAACAAATCGGGAGCTATTGATAGACAGCGCTCCGGCAGCAACCGCCCCACCGGTCCTAACCGTCATGGTGCTCGACAGCAGGCGGTAGCTGTAGATGCCTATTGGAAGGTTGGTGTTAGTGAAACGTTGAGTGGTCAAGTTGTTACTGGTACTCAAGCCAACCGTTCGGTCAAAACTACAGGTAATGAGGCCAGTACATGTCGTAGTATTACCGGTACTGAATACCTAGGTGCTGAGGTCTTCCAAACTTTCTGTCAAACAGCTCCTAGCATGAGTCAGCCCGCCAAAGTTCGCCTTACCTCCACTAGCCATGGCAATCTTGTTACTGGTAATGAGGTTGGACGATCTAACAAAGTTACCGGCAACGAGCCTGGCACTTGTCAGAATGTGACTGGCACTGAGTATATTTCTGCTGAACAGAATATCTCTTGGTGTAGAGAATCTAACCCCTCACCACAGAAAGTAGACCACAGCCTTACTGAACAGGGTCTTCCTGTAAGCGGAGTGATGGTAGGTCGTTCTACTAGAGTCACAGGCAATGAGGCTGGCTATGCACGGCAACTGACCGGAGATCAGTATCTGGGTTCAGATCCTTTGCCACAGGGCCGCTCCGTAATGAAAGTTGGCCAATCTTCTACTCTTTCTGGCTCTGGCATAACTGGGACCTTGGTAGGTCGCTCTGCCAAAGTTACGGGCAATGAGTTCGGCTCGTGTCACCGTGTCACCGGAGATCAGTACGTCAGCACTGAACAAGTTCAAATTTTCTGTGGTGGACAGCCTGATGCTGAAGCCGCTAAAGTTGGCTTCAGCATCACAAACCGCAATCAAGTAGTGAGTGGAACTCGCACCGGCCGTTCCTCTCTAGTGACGGGTGACGAACCTGGCACTTGTAAAACAGTTACCGGTACTCCTTATGCTGGACTTGAGCAAGCAGGCCAATGGTGCAACAGTCGTGCCAGCAGAGCAATTCAAGAACGTACCCCACTTAATCTCGGTACTCCTGCAGCACCAATGACTGGTCTACAACCCGGAATTGATGGAGTGATGACTGGTAGTGAGCGCGGTGCTTGCAATACCATCACCGGCACTCCTTATATAGGAGCTGACCAGCTGGCGAAAGTCTGTGGTTCCGCTGCACCTCCTGGAACTGACAACTATGACAAGCAGGCTAATGACAGTGTTGCCTGGAATCAATTCAGTGTAGTTTCGCCTGCCCGCGCTGCCCAGCAACAGCGCTCTAGTCATTCTGGTGTTACTGGCACACGCTACGAGCAGGGTGCCCGTATAACAGGCCCTTTTGACATGGCTGGTGGCAAAGTGACCGGCACAGAACAATTCCGCTTTGACTACCCCGCTGCTCAGAAGCTCCAGACTGCTTTCAGTGGAGAGAATGAAGAGCTAGCGCAAAATCCAGCCTCAAGAATCACAGGAGAAGGCGTCTCAGCAAGGATCACCGGCGATGACTGGGACCGCGGCGAACATGTCACTGGAACAGAAGGAGTATCTGCCCGACGACGTAACCCAAGTCGTCTTGGTACAAACAGTGTTATGTCACCTCCGAAACAACGTAATGAAGCAATGACCTGGCCTGTAAGCAAGGTAACCGGCTCAAGCGGCAACACTGACAAGGGCTGTCTAGTCACTGTTTCTGGCGGTGCCCGAGGCTAA
- a CDS encoding carboxysome peptide A produces MIIVKVVKPLVSTNRIPDFEHKHLQVVQDGSSKKVAVDAVGAKPGDWVICVGSSAAREAAGSKSYPSDLTIVGIIDHWEPDPQKSSSSTVVNAPAVKIASPSEGGSS; encoded by the coding sequence ATGATTATTGTTAAAGTAGTAAAGCCTCTCGTATCTACAAACAGAATTCCTGACTTTGAGCACAAGCATCTTCAGGTAGTTCAGGATGGGAGCTCCAAGAAAGTCGCTGTTGATGCAGTCGGTGCCAAACCTGGTGACTGGGTGATTTGTGTCGGTAGCTCTGCCGCCCGTGAAGCAGCTGGTAGCAAGTCATATCCTAGTGATCTTACTATCGTTGGTATTATCGATCACTGGGAACCAGACCCACAGAAGTCAAGTTCAAGCACTGTAGTAAATGCACCAGCTGTGAAAATAGCATCTCCCTCTGAAGGCGGCAGCAGTTAA